Proteins co-encoded in one Opitutus terrae PB90-1 genomic window:
- a CDS encoding alpha-amylase family glycosyl hydrolase, protein MTKSPRLLVSACVALAGCASVLFSAEPPQICAGQPALGQPEWVRTATIYEVNVRQYSPAGNFAAVTADLPRLRDLGVNVLWLMPIHPIGEHNRKGPLGSYYAVRDYYGVNTEFGTKEDFKRLVDSAHAAGLRVILDWVGNHTAWDNPLTQQNPDYFVRDAKGSFVPPTGFDWTDVIQLDFSNPAVLDYQAGAMAYWIENFGVDGYRCDFATGVPTAFWNQLTARLRAIRPDLFMLAESELPQHQLAAFNASYGFDMMHTFNAVAQGHVGVSGIDDTLARSRVRLPAGGALLYYTSNHDENSWQGTEFERLGGGATPLAVLSFALDGIPLIYNGQEIGVNRRLEFFERDPIQWTTAHPLTAFYRTLCQLKHAHPAMRTGTPMRRLATTQNDSLYVLVREAGSHRVVVMLNLTARDVTADCHDAALAGSWRDAFTGENLVLPAGSTLALRAWSYRVLASQP, encoded by the coding sequence ATGACGAAATCACCCCGCCTGCTCGTTTCCGCGTGCGTTGCACTCGCCGGTTGTGCGTCCGTCCTTTTCTCCGCGGAGCCTCCGCAGATCTGCGCCGGCCAGCCCGCGCTCGGTCAACCCGAATGGGTTCGCACCGCGACAATCTACGAGGTGAACGTGCGGCAGTACTCCCCGGCGGGGAACTTCGCGGCTGTAACCGCCGATCTTCCGCGGCTCCGCGATCTCGGCGTCAACGTGCTCTGGCTGATGCCGATTCACCCTATCGGCGAACACAACCGAAAAGGCCCGCTCGGCAGCTACTACGCCGTCCGCGACTACTACGGCGTGAACACGGAATTCGGCACGAAGGAGGATTTCAAACGCCTCGTCGACTCCGCTCACGCCGCCGGACTTCGCGTGATCCTCGACTGGGTCGGCAATCACACCGCTTGGGACAATCCACTCACGCAGCAGAATCCAGATTATTTCGTGCGCGACGCGAAAGGCTCCTTCGTGCCGCCGACCGGGTTCGATTGGACGGATGTGATCCAGCTGGATTTCAGCAACCCCGCCGTTCTCGACTATCAAGCCGGGGCGATGGCTTACTGGATCGAGAACTTTGGTGTCGATGGCTACCGTTGCGATTTCGCGACCGGCGTGCCGACGGCGTTTTGGAACCAGCTTACCGCGCGGCTGCGAGCGATTCGTCCTGACCTTTTCATGCTCGCCGAATCCGAGCTGCCCCAGCATCAGCTCGCCGCCTTTAACGCGTCCTACGGGTTCGACATGATGCACACGTTCAACGCCGTCGCCCAAGGCCACGTCGGCGTCTCCGGCATCGACGACACGCTGGCGCGGTCGCGCGTGCGGCTGCCCGCCGGCGGCGCGCTGCTCTACTACACGAGCAACCACGACGAGAACAGCTGGCAGGGTACGGAGTTCGAACGGCTCGGCGGCGGCGCGACTCCGCTCGCGGTGCTTTCGTTTGCGCTCGATGGGATTCCGCTCATCTACAACGGCCAGGAGATCGGCGTGAATCGTCGGCTCGAGTTCTTCGAACGTGACCCGATCCAGTGGACGACCGCCCATCCGTTGACGGCGTTTTACCGCACGCTCTGCCAGCTGAAGCACGCGCATCCGGCGATGCGCACCGGCACGCCGATGCGCCGACTGGCCACGACCCAGAACGATTCGCTTTACGTGCTGGTCCGCGAAGCAGGTTCTCACCGCGTGGTCGTGATGCTCAACCTGACGGCGCGCGACGTGACCGCCGATTGCCATGACGCCGCTCTGGCGGGGTCGTGGCGCGATGCTTTCACCGGCGAGAATCTGGTTCTGCCCGCGGGCTCCACGTTGGCTCTCCGGGCGTGGAGCTATCGCGTGTTGGCCTCGCAACCTTAG
- a CDS encoding FeoB-associated Cys-rich membrane protein: protein MTPQVQTILALLVVALAIGGLVWRAYNKRKNPGCGSDCGAVSPELKRLQKQLTRRR from the coding sequence ATGACACCGCAGGTCCAAACGATTCTCGCCCTGCTCGTGGTCGCCCTCGCGATCGGCGGCTTGGTTTGGCGCGCCTACAACAAGCGGAAAAATCCCGGTTGTGGCAGCGATTGCGGCGCCGTCAGCCCGGAGCTCAAGCGCCTGCAAAAACAACTCACGCGCCGCCGCTGA
- the feoB gene encoding ferrous iron transport protein B — MASSPTANLPLPAHIANAAIPATLRNPTYALVGNPNCGKSTLFNALTGLKQKVGNYPGVTVEKKIGTTYSQHGQPMTVIDLPGAYSLAARSPDEAVTRDVLLGRRADTPQPDRILCILDATNLERNLYLLHQILDLGRPVIVVLNMMDLAAASGLNIRVGRMEHELGVPVIPCEAVNGKGVVELRLAMSRPDLPLARHAWDVPAAIAPAVADLQASLIADSGKSPLIARAEALLLLTDQDSVRVAGSTPLSVRTTEILRTWQKRWEAEGTDWAGTLVNSRYESIGRIASEVVLPAGDIGPTTSDKIDSVVTHPIWGWLVLGSTMSLLFFSIFLLAEYPMNFIDAQFANLANWVKAAMPAGDLRDLITDGAIGGVGGVLVFLPQILILFFFIGLLESTGYMARAAFIMDRLMSRVGLNGKSFIPLLSSYACAIPGIMATRTIEDSKDRLVTILVAPLMSCSARLPVYLLMIAALVPGDRVPVLTKVGVMLLMYVLGTAGAFGFAWLFKRTLLKGEPPLMIMELPPYRLPSVRDVLLHMVERAWIFVRRAGTVILGISIVLWFLAAYPKAPETATPTQQMAQSYAGQAGHLLEPVIKPIGFDWQIGIGLITSFAAREVFVSTMGVVFNAQSDDAANTTPLRQAMLQARWPDGRPLFTPLVSLTLMVFYVFAMQCVSTVAVVRRETNSWRWPLFQIGYMTGTAWVMCFLVYQIGRALGF, encoded by the coding sequence ATGGCTTCGTCGCCCACCGCCAATCTGCCGCTGCCGGCCCACATCGCCAACGCCGCAATCCCAGCGACCTTGCGCAACCCGACCTACGCGCTCGTCGGCAATCCGAATTGCGGCAAAAGCACGCTGTTTAACGCGCTGACCGGCCTGAAACAGAAGGTCGGCAACTATCCCGGCGTCACCGTCGAAAAAAAGATCGGCACGACCTACTCGCAGCATGGCCAGCCGATGACCGTCATCGACCTGCCCGGCGCCTATTCGCTCGCCGCGCGCTCGCCGGACGAGGCCGTCACGCGCGACGTTCTGCTCGGCCGCCGCGCGGATACGCCCCAACCGGACCGGATTCTCTGCATCCTCGATGCAACGAATCTCGAGCGAAATCTTTACCTGCTCCATCAGATCCTCGATCTCGGGCGACCCGTGATCGTTGTCCTCAACATGATGGACCTCGCTGCAGCCTCGGGCCTGAACATTCGGGTCGGCCGAATGGAGCACGAACTGGGCGTCCCGGTAATTCCGTGCGAGGCGGTCAACGGCAAAGGCGTTGTTGAACTCCGACTCGCGATGAGCCGGCCCGACTTGCCGCTCGCGCGTCACGCGTGGGACGTGCCGGCGGCCATCGCTCCCGCGGTGGCGGATCTCCAGGCCTCGCTCATCGCGGATTCCGGCAAATCTCCGCTGATCGCCCGCGCCGAAGCGCTGTTGCTCCTCACCGATCAGGACAGCGTGCGCGTCGCCGGCTCGACGCCGTTGAGCGTGCGAACGACGGAGATCCTGCGTACCTGGCAGAAACGCTGGGAAGCCGAAGGCACCGACTGGGCCGGCACGCTCGTTAACTCCCGCTACGAATCGATCGGCCGGATCGCTTCCGAGGTCGTCCTGCCGGCCGGCGACATCGGCCCGACCACGTCGGACAAGATCGACTCGGTCGTCACGCATCCGATTTGGGGGTGGTTGGTGCTGGGCAGCACCATGTCGCTGCTGTTCTTCAGCATCTTCCTGTTGGCCGAGTACCCGATGAACTTCATCGATGCGCAGTTCGCGAATCTCGCGAACTGGGTGAAGGCCGCGATGCCGGCCGGCGACCTGCGCGATCTTATCACGGACGGCGCGATCGGCGGCGTGGGCGGCGTGTTGGTGTTTCTGCCGCAGATCCTGATTCTGTTTTTCTTCATCGGGCTGCTGGAGAGCACGGGCTACATGGCGCGGGCGGCCTTCATCATGGACCGGCTAATGAGCCGCGTGGGCCTGAACGGCAAAAGTTTCATTCCGCTGCTCAGCTCCTACGCGTGCGCGATTCCCGGCATCATGGCGACGCGCACGATCGAGGATTCCAAGGACCGGCTCGTCACGATCCTCGTTGCGCCGCTGATGAGTTGTTCAGCGCGGCTGCCCGTCTACCTGTTGATGATTGCCGCCCTGGTGCCGGGCGACCGGGTGCCCGTGCTCACGAAGGTCGGGGTGATGTTGCTGATGTACGTGCTGGGCACGGCGGGCGCGTTTGGCTTCGCCTGGCTTTTCAAGCGCACGCTGCTCAAAGGCGAGCCGCCGCTCATGATCATGGAGCTTCCGCCGTACCGGCTGCCGTCCGTGCGTGACGTGCTCCTGCACATGGTCGAGCGCGCGTGGATTTTCGTCCGCCGCGCAGGCACCGTCATTCTCGGCATCAGCATCGTGCTCTGGTTTCTCGCCGCTTATCCCAAGGCGCCGGAAACCGCCACGCCAACCCAGCAGATGGCGCAAAGCTACGCCGGGCAGGCGGGGCACCTGTTGGAGCCGGTGATCAAGCCGATCGGATTCGACTGGCAGATCGGGATCGGTCTGATCACGTCGTTCGCCGCGCGAGAAGTTTTTGTCTCCACCATGGGCGTCGTCTTCAACGCCCAATCCGATGACGCTGCCAACACGACGCCGCTGCGACAGGCGATGCTCCAGGCCCGCTGGCCCGATGGCCGGCCGCTGTTCACGCCGCTCGTGTCGCTGACGCTGATGGTGTTCTACGTGTTCGCGATGCAGTGCGTGAGCACGGTCGCGGTGGTGCGTCGGGAAACGAACAGCTGGCGCTGGCCACTCTTCCAAATCGGCTACATGACGGGAACCGCGTGGGTGATGTGCTTTCTGGTCTACCAAATCGGCCGCGCGTTAGGTTTCTGA
- a CDS encoding FeoA family protein has product MAEFVTLSTLTAGASAVVREFPKLGPAFIRLREMGVLPGTRVTLVRTAPLGDPIEIKVRGYSLTLRKTEADHVLVEPAQ; this is encoded by the coding sequence ATGGCTGAGTTCGTCACCCTTTCCACGCTGACTGCCGGCGCATCCGCCGTCGTCCGCGAATTCCCGAAACTCGGGCCTGCTTTTATCCGGCTACGCGAGATGGGCGTTCTCCCCGGCACGCGAGTCACGCTCGTGCGCACCGCGCCGTTGGGTGATCCGATCGAGATCAAAGTCCGCGGTTACAGCCTCACTCTGCGCAAAACCGAAGCCGACCACGTACTGGTGGAGCCCGCCCAGTAA
- a CDS encoding FeoA family protein: MHRTSAALLPLCQLPAGSIGLIRQLAGNAAFCQRVREMGFGESASVTKISGSGTILCQINGTRMALSHDAAKNILVEQVRRR; the protein is encoded by the coding sequence ATGCATCGCACGTCTGCTGCTCTTCTGCCTCTCTGCCAACTCCCCGCCGGCTCGATCGGATTGATCCGTCAGCTCGCCGGCAACGCAGCGTTCTGCCAGCGGGTGCGAGAGATGGGCTTCGGCGAATCCGCTTCCGTCACAAAGATTTCCGGTTCGGGAACGATCCTGTGTCAGATCAACGGCACGCGCATGGCGCTGAGCCACGACGCCGCCAAGAACATCCTGGTCGAGCAGGTGCGGCGACGGTGA
- the atpC gene encoding ATP synthase F1 subunit epsilon produces MPLTLEIVTPEARVYSDTIDSVVIPTADGEVGILPGHIPLLTQVEDGELRVTKNGQTEWLVVGGGFAEVEGDRVRVLAEHAVTESTIDEKAVEDALRRAQDQMKDAAKMDPNEFQNLQSMVRFAGVQLALKRRKR; encoded by the coding sequence ATGCCTCTCACGCTCGAAATCGTCACCCCTGAAGCCCGGGTCTACTCCGACACGATCGATTCGGTGGTCATCCCGACCGCCGACGGCGAGGTCGGCATTCTCCCCGGTCACATTCCACTCCTGACCCAGGTCGAGGACGGCGAATTGCGGGTGACGAAGAACGGCCAGACAGAGTGGCTGGTGGTCGGCGGCGGTTTTGCTGAAGTCGAAGGCGACCGCGTCCGGGTGCTCGCAGAGCACGCTGTCACCGAATCGACGATCGACGAGAAAGCCGTCGAGGACGCGTTACGCCGCGCCCAAGACCAGATGAAGGACGCCGCCAAAATGGACCCGAACGAGTTCCAGAACCTCCAGAGCATGGTTCGATTCGCCGGCGTGCAACTTGCCCTGAAACGCCGCAAACGGTAG
- the atpD gene encoding F0F1 ATP synthase subunit beta produces the protein MNTGKIVQVIGPVVDVQFAENAIPPILQALTVEFTAAGKPQVLTLEIQQHLGDGIARTVAMSSSEGLVRGMTVVDTGAPISVPVGDGVLGRIFDVTGNTVDGKGPVKFDKKYPIHRPAPTLAEQNTKAEILETGIKVIDLICPFIKGGKAGAFGGAGVGKTVVILELINNVAKAHGGYSVFGGVGERSREGNDLYHEMSEAGVINQKDLSKSKVALVYGQMNEPPGARMRVALSALAMTEYFRDEKNQDVLLFIDNIFRFSQAGSEVSALLGRSPSAVGYQPTLSNEMGILQERITSTKKGSITSVQAVYVPADDLTDPAPANTFAHLDSTIVLERSIAELGIYPAVDPLASVSKALQADIVGEEHYFVAREVQRVLQRYKDLQDIIAILGLDELSPEDKQTVYRARKIQRFLSQPFSVAEVFTGTPGKYVPVKETVRGFKMILDGQLDDVAEGDFYMKGGIDEVIAASKKS, from the coding sequence ATGAACACCGGTAAAATCGTCCAAGTCATCGGCCCCGTCGTCGACGTACAGTTCGCCGAAAACGCTATTCCGCCGATCCTGCAGGCGCTCACCGTCGAGTTCACCGCCGCCGGCAAGCCGCAAGTCCTCACCCTCGAGATCCAGCAGCACTTGGGCGACGGCATTGCGCGCACCGTCGCGATGTCTTCCTCCGAAGGTCTGGTCCGCGGCATGACGGTCGTGGATACGGGGGCCCCGATCTCGGTTCCGGTGGGCGACGGCGTGCTCGGACGCATCTTCGACGTGACCGGCAACACGGTTGACGGGAAGGGGCCGGTGAAGTTCGACAAGAAATACCCGATTCACCGTCCGGCTCCGACGCTGGCCGAACAGAACACCAAAGCCGAAATCCTCGAAACCGGCATCAAGGTCATCGACCTGATCTGCCCGTTCATCAAGGGTGGCAAGGCCGGCGCGTTCGGCGGCGCCGGCGTCGGCAAGACCGTCGTCATTCTCGAGCTCATCAACAACGTCGCGAAGGCGCACGGCGGCTACTCGGTGTTCGGCGGAGTAGGGGAGCGCTCCCGCGAGGGCAACGACCTCTACCACGAAATGTCCGAGGCGGGCGTCATCAATCAGAAGGATCTCTCCAAGTCGAAGGTCGCGCTGGTCTACGGGCAGATGAACGAGCCGCCGGGCGCGCGCATGCGCGTCGCGCTCTCCGCGCTCGCGATGACCGAGTATTTCCGCGACGAGAAGAACCAGGACGTGCTGCTCTTCATCGACAATATCTTCCGGTTCTCGCAGGCCGGCTCCGAGGTATCCGCGTTGCTGGGTCGCTCGCCGTCCGCCGTCGGTTATCAGCCGACGCTCTCGAACGAGATGGGCATTCTCCAGGAGCGCATCACGTCGACCAAGAAGGGTTCGATCACGTCCGTGCAGGCGGTCTACGTGCCGGCGGACGATCTCACCGACCCTGCGCCGGCGAATACGTTCGCCCACCTCGATTCCACCATCGTGCTCGAGCGCTCCATCGCCGAGCTCGGCATTTATCCGGCGGTCGATCCGCTCGCGTCCGTCTCGAAGGCCCTGCAGGCCGACATCGTCGGCGAGGAGCACTATTTCGTGGCGCGGGAAGTGCAGCGCGTGCTGCAGCGCTACAAGGATCTGCAGGACATCATCGCGATTCTCGGTCTCGACGAGCTTTCGCCCGAGGACAAACAAACGGTCTATCGCGCCCGCAAAATTCAGCGCTTTCTCTCGCAGCCGTTCTCGGTGGCGGAAGTCTTCACCGGCACGCCGGGTAAATACGTACCGGTCAAAGAAACCGTCCGCGGCTTCAAGATGATCCTCGATGGTCAGCTCGACGACGTCGCCGAAGGTGATTTCTACATGAAAGGTGGCATCGACGAGGTCATCGCCGCGTCCAAGAAGAGCTGA
- the atpG gene encoding ATP synthase F1 subunit gamma, which yields MASTRDIRRRIKSVKNTRQITKAMELVAASKMKKAQQAAVAGRPYAELMAQMLATLGDRVEEAQHPFLVQREVKTRGIILITTDKGLAGPLNANLFKLVTDIQSPAKYVVVGRKGAQFIARTRRDLLAEFQVSDRAAFAEVKVVVEFMTKQFIDGVVDSVEVIWPRFKNTLVQIPTIAQLLPLRGVQHAVESLQHGTGVSAPRSPAVEAQMLFEPDPVSVLSALLPLYINREVYHQVLDAKASEHSARMVAMKTAKDNATKLLDDLTLEYNKARQAGITQEIIEIAAAQFAAAS from the coding sequence ATGGCATCCACTCGCGACATTCGCCGGCGCATCAAGTCGGTCAAAAACACCCGCCAGATCACCAAGGCGATGGAACTGGTGGCCGCTTCGAAGATGAAGAAGGCCCAGCAAGCCGCCGTCGCCGGACGGCCCTATGCTGAATTGATGGCGCAGATGCTGGCGACGCTGGGCGACCGGGTGGAGGAGGCCCAGCATCCGTTTCTGGTGCAGCGCGAGGTGAAGACCCGCGGCATCATTCTTATCACGACCGACAAGGGCCTCGCCGGTCCGCTTAACGCGAACCTGTTCAAGCTCGTCACCGACATCCAGTCGCCGGCGAAATACGTCGTCGTTGGCCGCAAGGGCGCGCAATTCATCGCTCGCACGCGTCGCGATTTGCTCGCCGAGTTTCAGGTGAGCGACCGCGCGGCCTTCGCCGAGGTGAAGGTTGTGGTCGAGTTCATGACCAAGCAGTTCATCGACGGCGTCGTCGACTCCGTCGAGGTCATCTGGCCGCGCTTCAAGAACACCCTCGTGCAGATTCCGACGATCGCCCAGTTGCTGCCGCTGCGCGGCGTGCAGCACGCGGTCGAATCCCTGCAGCACGGCACCGGCGTCAGCGCCCCGCGCTCCCCGGCTGTGGAAGCGCAGATGCTGTTCGAGCCCGATCCCGTGTCGGTGCTCTCCGCCTTGCTGCCGCTCTACATCAATCGCGAGGTGTATCACCAAGTCCTCGACGCCAAGGCCTCCGAGCACAGCGCGCGCATGGTCGCCATGAAGACGGCGAAGGACAACGCGACCAAGCTGCTCGACGATCTCACGCTCGAATACAACAAGGCCCGCCAGGCCGGCATCACGCAGGAAATCATCGAAATCGCCGCCGCGCAGTTCGCGGCCGCCTCCTGA
- the atpA gene encoding F0F1 ATP synthase subunit alpha: MSTVLEQIEQQIAKLSSQAVKKNTGHIIAVADGVARIDGLSDVMYNEMVEFPGGTIGIALNLEQDEVGCVVLGDISKLKEGDEAKTTGRLLSVPVGKALLGRAVDALGNPVDGKGPIAATETYPVERIAPGIIVRQSVTQPLFTGIMAIDSMIPIGRGQRELIIGDRGTGKTTIAIDTIINQAKINKVGLASGDSKFRPMYSIYVAVGQKNSNIVRTISALEAAGALEYTIIVAAPAADNPANQYLAPFSGAAMGEWFMENGMDALIVYDDLSKHAVAYRQISLILKRPSGREAYPGDVFYLHSRLLERSARLQGKGSLTGLPIIETQAGDVSAYIPTNVISITDGQIFLETDLFNQGIRPAVSVGLSVSRVGSAAQIKATKQVGGKLKGELAQFRELAAFAQFGSDLDAKTKAQLDRGARIVELFKQPAFNPIPIEVQVVVLFAMQKGFYDAIDTKKVVVAANSLKEFFVARKDALLAEIRTKAALDKDLEARLLTAVEEWKASYTA, from the coding sequence ATGAGCACCGTTCTCGAACAAATCGAACAGCAGATCGCCAAACTCTCCTCGCAAGCCGTCAAGAAAAACACCGGCCACATCATCGCGGTCGCCGACGGCGTCGCGCGTATCGACGGTCTGTCGGACGTGATGTACAACGAGATGGTCGAGTTCCCGGGCGGCACGATCGGCATCGCGCTGAATTTGGAACAAGACGAGGTCGGTTGCGTCGTGCTCGGCGATATCTCGAAGCTGAAGGAAGGCGACGAAGCGAAGACCACCGGCCGCCTGCTCTCGGTGCCGGTCGGCAAGGCCCTGCTTGGCCGCGCGGTCGACGCGCTCGGCAATCCCGTCGATGGCAAAGGTCCGATCGCGGCCACTGAGACCTATCCTGTCGAGCGGATCGCGCCCGGTATCATCGTGCGCCAATCGGTGACGCAGCCCTTGTTCACCGGCATCATGGCGATCGACTCGATGATCCCGATCGGTCGCGGCCAGCGCGAGCTGATCATCGGTGACCGCGGTACCGGCAAAACGACCATCGCGATCGACACGATCATCAATCAGGCGAAGATCAACAAGGTCGGCCTGGCGTCCGGCGATTCGAAATTCCGCCCGATGTATTCGATCTACGTCGCTGTCGGACAGAAGAACTCGAACATCGTGCGCACGATCAGCGCGCTCGAAGCGGCCGGAGCGCTGGAATACACGATTATCGTCGCCGCGCCGGCGGCCGACAACCCGGCGAACCAATACCTCGCGCCGTTCTCCGGCGCCGCGATGGGCGAGTGGTTCATGGAAAATGGCATGGATGCGCTGATCGTGTACGACGATCTTTCCAAGCACGCGGTCGCTTACCGCCAGATTTCGCTGATTCTGAAACGCCCCTCTGGCCGTGAGGCTTATCCCGGCGACGTCTTTTATCTCCACAGCCGCTTGCTCGAGCGCAGCGCCCGCCTCCAGGGTAAGGGTTCGCTCACGGGTCTCCCGATCATCGAGACGCAGGCGGGCGACGTCTCGGCTTACATTCCGACCAACGTCATTTCGATCACTGACGGCCAGATCTTCCTCGAGACCGATCTCTTCAACCAAGGTATCCGTCCGGCGGTGTCAGTGGGCTTGTCGGTTTCGCGCGTGGGTTCCGCGGCGCAGATCAAGGCGACGAAGCAGGTTGGCGGCAAATTGAAGGGCGAGCTGGCGCAGTTCCGCGAGCTCGCCGCGTTCGCGCAGTTCGGCTCCGACCTGGACGCGAAGACCAAGGCGCAGCTCGACCGCGGCGCCCGTATCGTCGAGCTGTTCAAGCAGCCGGCGTTCAACCCGATTCCAATCGAAGTCCAGGTGGTCGTGCTCTTCGCGATGCAGAAGGGCTTTTACGATGCCATCGACACCAAGAAGGTCGTCGTGGCCGCGAATTCGCTGAAGGAGTTCTTTGTTGCGCGCAAAGATGCGCTGCTGGCGGAAATCCGCACCAAGGCCGCCCTCGACAAGGATCTCGAGGCGCGCCTGCTCACCGCCGTCGAGGAATGGAAGGCGAGCTACACCGCCTGA
- a CDS encoding F0F1 ATP synthase subunit delta, which translates to MASGNKQIQQLAHQLFNLSLENGAVSSERVTGVLQYLEKHRPKHVTAVLRAYHRLIAAEIARSQAVVEHAGPLDQPALAQIAAAMARKYNRPITPVAKRNDTLLAGIRVRIGDDTYESSVAGQLAALAAAV; encoded by the coding sequence ATGGCCTCTGGCAACAAGCAGATCCAGCAGCTCGCCCATCAGCTCTTCAACTTGAGCTTGGAAAATGGCGCGGTCTCTAGCGAACGCGTGACGGGCGTACTGCAGTATCTCGAGAAGCACCGGCCGAAGCACGTCACCGCAGTGCTCCGCGCGTATCACCGGCTAATCGCCGCTGAGATCGCGCGCAGCCAGGCCGTCGTGGAACACGCCGGGCCGCTCGACCAGCCGGCGCTCGCGCAGATCGCCGCGGCGATGGCCAGGAAATACAACCGGCCGATCACGCCCGTCGCGAAGCGCAACGACACGCTGCTCGCCGGCATACGCGTTCGCATCGGCGACGACACTTACGAATCCTCCGTCGCTGGCCAGCTCGCCGCCCTCGCCGCCGCCGTCTGA
- the atpF gene encoding F0F1 ATP synthase subunit B, giving the protein MLPLFLAAAEAHVAEPGLVAELVEKFGLDPKYILIQTFSFLIVLGILYRFAIKPTIAAMEERAEKVGAGLKYAEEMQAKLAAAQQESAAIVKKSQVEASRIVDEARRTAKDYLDKQTQEAAAKASETIAKAQQAIELEHRKMLADARTEIARLVVITTERVLAQKLSDSDRAAYNASATRELTNV; this is encoded by the coding sequence ATGCTGCCCCTCTTTCTTGCTGCGGCCGAAGCTCACGTCGCCGAACCGGGTCTGGTCGCCGAACTCGTCGAAAAATTCGGCTTGGATCCGAAGTACATCCTCATCCAGACCTTCAGCTTCCTGATCGTCCTGGGGATTCTGTATCGCTTCGCGATCAAACCCACGATCGCCGCGATGGAAGAGCGTGCCGAGAAAGTCGGCGCCGGGCTGAAATACGCCGAGGAGATGCAGGCCAAGCTGGCGGCTGCACAGCAGGAGAGTGCAGCGATCGTCAAAAAGTCCCAAGTCGAAGCCTCGCGCATCGTCGACGAAGCCCGCCGTACGGCGAAAGATTATCTCGACAAGCAAACGCAGGAAGCCGCCGCCAAAGCCAGCGAGACCATCGCGAAGGCCCAGCAGGCGATCGAGCTCGAGCACCGGAAAATGCTCGCCGACGCCCGCACCGAAATCGCCCGCCTGGTCGTGATCACCACCGAACGCGTGCTGGCGCAGAAGCTTTCCGACTCCGATCGCGCCGCCTACAACGCATCGGCTACGCGTGAGCTGACCAACGTCTGA
- a CDS encoding ATP synthase F0 subunit C, whose translation MIPTIAELTGNIASAFGLLGAALGVGLIGLKAAEAVGRNPGASGKVLVQAIIGMALAEGLGILALFLAR comes from the coding sequence ATGATTCCAACCATCGCTGAACTCACCGGCAACATCGCCAGCGCGTTTGGTCTGCTCGGCGCCGCTCTCGGCGTCGGTCTCATCGGCTTGAAAGCCGCCGAAGCCGTCGGCCGCAATCCCGGCGCATCCGGCAAGGTTCTCGTTCAAGCCATCATCGGAATGGCGCTCGCCGAAGGTCTCGGCATCCTCGCGCTCTTCCTCGCCAGGTAA
- a CDS encoding F0F1 ATP synthase subunit A, with protein MTDSARLPLVNLPYRSAPMLRATQRAVLLLLSLTSLPVFGAEGEGVAPAAAKLIDFGGGWAITNSMATGWAVSLLLVAFVMWLVGKPSVMPSKGQALVEKLIEALRDLFEPIVGKKAFPAAFPILVTLFIFILFHNWMGLLPGVGTMGWGRGEHWWSLQHIDTPWIRPHNADFNGTIALALISFGAWAIIVLKYVGPRLILFDLFGNKADKKETPAWLYPILSIVFLLVGFIEVFSIAIRPFTLSVRLFGNIFGGENLLHGTGFFFVFYFMELLVGLIQALVFTLLTSVYIGLLANHGDDHDHEHAADEKSGHVPAAPH; from the coding sequence TTGACGGATTCTGCGCGCTTGCCTTTGGTAAATCTTCCCTACCGTTCCGCCCCCATGCTTCGAGCGACCCAACGCGCTGTCTTACTGCTGCTTTCTCTAACTTCTCTCCCGGTTTTCGGCGCGGAAGGCGAAGGCGTCGCTCCGGCGGCCGCCAAGCTGATCGATTTCGGCGGCGGCTGGGCGATCACCAATAGCATGGCGACCGGTTGGGCGGTTTCCTTGCTGCTCGTCGCTTTTGTGATGTGGCTCGTCGGCAAGCCATCGGTGATGCCTTCAAAAGGACAGGCCCTGGTGGAAAAGTTGATCGAGGCGCTGCGTGATCTCTTCGAGCCGATCGTCGGCAAGAAGGCGTTCCCGGCGGCTTTCCCTATCCTCGTGACGCTTTTCATCTTCATCCTCTTTCACAACTGGATGGGGCTGCTTCCCGGCGTCGGTACGATGGGGTGGGGACGCGGCGAACACTGGTGGAGCCTCCAGCATATCGACACCCCGTGGATCCGTCCGCACAACGCCGACTTCAACGGTACCATCGCGCTGGCGCTGATCTCCTTCGGCGCGTGGGCGATCATCGTGCTGAAATACGTGGGACCGCGGCTGATCCTCTTCGATCTGTTCGGCAACAAGGCCGACAAGAAGGAAACCCCGGCTTGGCTGTATCCGATTTTGTCGATCGTCTTTCTCCTGGTTGGGTTCATCGAAGTCTTTTCGATCGCGATCCGGCCCTTCACGCTGTCCGTCCGTTTGTTCGGCAATATCTTTGGCGGCGAGAACCTGCTCCATGGCACCGGCTTCTTTTTCGTGTTTTACTTCATGGAACTGCTGGTCGGCCTGATTCAGGCCCTCGTGTTCACGCTGCTCACGTCCGTCTACATCGGCCTGCTCGCCAATCATGGCGACGACCACGATCACGAGCACGCGGCTGACGAGAAATCCGGCCATGTGCCGGCGGCTCCGCACTGA